Proteins encoded in a region of the Equus asinus isolate D_3611 breed Donkey chromosome X, EquAss-T2T_v2, whole genome shotgun sequence genome:
- the GPR119 gene encoding glucose-dependent insulinotropic receptor codes for MESSFLFGVILAGLASLIIAANALVAIAVLLLIHKNDGAGLCFTLNLAVADALLGVAISGLVTDQLSTPAQPTQKTLCSLRMAFVTSSAAASVLTVMLIAFDRYLAIKQPLRYLQIMNGLVAGACIAGLWLLSYFIGFLPLGVPIFQQTTYHSPCTFFAVFHPLFVLILSCIGFFPALLLFVFFYCDMLKVASMHSQQIRKMEHAGATARTYRPPRTPSDFKAVRTVAVLIGTFTLSWTPFLITSIVQVACQECRLYTVLEQYLWLLGVSNSLLNPLIYAYWQKEVRQQLYQMALGVKKRLTSFLFLLSARDGAPEGPRESSYHIATISHAQLDG; via the coding sequence ATGGAGTCATCTTTCCTATTTGGAGTGATCCTTGCTGGCCTGGCCTCCCTCATTATTGCCGCTAACGCACTAGTGGCCATAGCTGTGCTGTTGTTAATCCACAAGAATGATGGTGCCGGTCTTTGCTTCACCTTGAATCTGGCTGTGGCTGATGCCTTGCTTGGTGTGGCCATCTCTGGCCTAGTCACAGACCAGCTCTCTACTCCAGCTCAGCCCACACAGAAGACCCTGTGCAGCCTTCGGATGGCATTTGTCACTTCCTCCGCAGCTGCCTCTGTCCTCACGGTCATGCTGATTGCCTTCGACAGGTACCTTGCCATCAAGCAGCCCCTTCGCTACTTACAGATAATGAATGGGCTAGTGGCTGGGGCCTGCATTGCCGGGCTGTGGTTGTTGTCTTACTTCATTGGCTTCCTCCCACTTGGAGTCCCCATATTCCAGCAGACCACCTACCACAGCCCCTGTACCTTCTTTGCTGTGTTTCACCCACTCTTCGTGCTGATCCTCTCCTGCATTGGCTtcttcccagccctgctcctctttgtcttctTCTACTGTGACATGCTCAAGGTTGCCTCCATGCACAGCCAGCAGATCCGAAAGATGGAACATGCAGGAGCCACGGCCAGAACTTACCGGCCTCCACGGACTCCTAGTGACTTCAAGGCAGTCCGCACAGTGGCTGTTCTCATTGGGACCTTCACTCTGTCCTGGACCCCATTCCTTATCACCAGCATTGTGCAGGTGGCCTGCCAGGAGTGCCGCCTCTACACAGTGCTGGAACAGTACCTGTGGCTGCTTGGTGTGAGCAACTCCCTGCTCAACCCACTCATCTACGCTTACTGGCAGAAGGAGGTGCGGCAGCAGCTCTACCAGATGGCCTTGGGAGTGAAGAAGCGGCTCACCtcattcctcttccttctctcggCCAGGGATGGTGCCCCAGAGGGGCCCAGGGAAAGTTCCTATCACATCGCCACTATCTCCCACGCACAGCTTGATGGCTAA